One segment of Bombus pascuorum chromosome 6, iyBomPasc1.1, whole genome shotgun sequence DNA contains the following:
- the LOC132908317 gene encoding uncharacterized protein LOC132908317, translated as MAVTSNAMYNARTVDPSFMSSNVYYGCVPHCKKENQHNVMSEHIGITKPSLFHYYPYDTIMETDEDGSDYSMASGYLNNDSVILEATVQNRLRTNDELPLEQRIAYDADVLQRKNRKRHNSDLSPTSQLKKFRRDGGKDNVHGGIGSTKDYGSRTASYESDVLHVNNVDNNIEESMITEENCCWTAGNHDILNNSNYVQLFNSGHKLIENNVEYEKILFETHGCSIYQFHRSQLIDNNCIETEF; from the exons atgGCTGTAACAAGCAATGCTATGTATAACGCAAGAACCGTCGATCCATCGTTCATGTCGTCAAACGTATATTACGGTTGCGTACCGcattgtaaaaaagaaaatcagcATAATGTTATGTCCGAGCATATCGGAATTACAAAACCATCGTTATTCCATTACTATCCCTATGATACGATTATGGAAACTGATGAGGACGGAAGTGATTATTCTATGGCATCGGGCTATTTGAATAACGATTCCGTAATTCTAGAAGCGACAGTACAGAATCGGTTAAGAACTAACGATGAACTACCACTTGAACAACGGATAGCTTACGATGCGGATGTTCTACAACGGAAGAATCGGAAACGACACAACAGCGATCTCAGCCCTACAAGTCAACTGAAAAAGTTTCGGAGAG ACGGTGGTAAGGACAATGTACATGGTGGTATAGGAAGTACAAAGGACTATGGATCAAGAACTGCATCTTACGAATCAGACGTATTACATGTAAATAATgttgataataatatagaagaaTCTATGATTACAGAAGAAAACTGCTGCTGGACAGCAGGTAAtcacgatattttaaataattcaaattatgtacaattattCAATAGTGGgcataaattaattgaaaacaatGTTGAATatgaaaagattttatttgaaacacaTGGATGTTCTATATACCAGTTTCATCGATCGCAATTGATTGATAACAATTGTATtgaaacagaattttaa